Proteins from a genomic interval of Streptomyces sp. NBC_00820:
- a CDS encoding MarR family winged helix-turn-helix transcriptional regulator, producing MTADGTRPSGGRAGEPGRSGDPGPRGDTEPSRDPEPSRDPEPSRDPEPSPDPEPSPDPEPSRESVSLAAALRLAMGRTVRRLRQAHAVGDVSLSGISVLARLAAGGPDSPGSLAELERVRPQAMATTLAGLEQRALVRRSPDAADGRRAIVSVTDEGRAMLAERRSESVARLAHALDEFTPGERETLRAALPLLDRLAERL from the coding sequence ATGACCGCGGACGGTACCCGCCCCTCCGGCGGCCGGGCAGGGGAGCCGGGACGCTCCGGTGATCCGGGCCCACGCGGGGACACGGAACCCTCGCGGGACCCGGAACCCTCGCGGGACCCGGAGCCCTCGCGGGACCCGGAACCCTCGCCGGACCCGGAACCCTCGCCGGACCCGGAGCCCTCGCGGGAGTCGGTGTCGCTGGCCGCGGCCCTGCGGCTGGCCATGGGCCGGACGGTGCGCCGCCTGCGGCAGGCACACGCGGTGGGAGACGTCTCCCTCTCCGGCATCTCGGTGCTGGCGCGACTCGCCGCCGGGGGACCGGACTCGCCCGGTTCGCTCGCCGAACTCGAACGCGTCCGCCCCCAGGCGATGGCCACCACCCTCGCCGGTCTCGAACAGCGCGCGCTGGTCCGCCGCAGCCCCGACGCCGCCGACGGACGACGGGCCATCGTGTCGGTCACCGACGAGGGCCGGGCCATGCTGGCGGAGCGCCGTTCCGAGTCCGTCGCGCGGCTCGCCCACGCCCTCGACGAGTTCACCCCGGGGGAGCGCGAGACCCTGCGAGCCGCCCTGCCGCTCCTCGACCGACTGGCGGAACGGCTGTGA